A region from the Sulfitobacter sp. D7 genome encodes:
- the accC gene encoding acetyl-CoA carboxylase biotin carboxylase subunit, with protein sequence MFSKILVANRGEIALRVIRAAREMGIQTVAVHSTADSDAMHVRMADESVCIGPPSSTQSYLSIPAIIAACEITGAEAIHPGYGFLSENAGFVQVIEDHGLTFIGPTAEHIRVMGDKITAKDTMKKLGVPCVPGSDGGVASLEDAKRLGEEIGYPVIIKATAGGGGKGMKVAQTAKDMEKAFQTARAEGKSNFGNDEVYIEKYLTTPRHIEIQVFGDGKGNAVHLGERDCSLQRRHQKVFEEAPGPSITEEERARIGKVCADAVANINYIGAGTIEFLYENGEFYFIEMNTRLQVEHPVTEAIFGVDLVREQIRVAEGLPMSFTQDDLTINGHAIEVRINAEKLPNFAPCPGKITQYHAPGGLGVRMDSALYDGYSIPPYYDSLIGKLIVHGRDRPEALARLGRALGELIVDGVDTTVPLFHALLAEEDIQSGGYNIHWLEHWLETNLGNA encoded by the coding sequence ATGTTCAGCAAAATCCTAGTCGCCAACCGGGGAGAGATCGCGCTGCGCGTCATCCGCGCGGCCCGCGAGATGGGCATCCAGACAGTCGCGGTGCATTCCACCGCCGACAGCGACGCGATGCATGTGCGCATGGCCGACGAATCCGTCTGCATCGGCCCGCCCTCCTCCACCCAATCCTACCTCTCGATCCCCGCGATCATCGCGGCCTGTGAAATCACCGGGGCCGAAGCGATTCACCCCGGCTACGGTTTCCTGTCGGAAAACGCAGGCTTTGTGCAGGTGATCGAAGACCACGGTCTGACCTTTATCGGCCCCACCGCCGAACACATCCGCGTCATGGGCGACAAGATCACCGCCAAGGACACGATGAAAAAGCTCGGCGTGCCTTGCGTGCCCGGCTCGGATGGTGGCGTCGCATCGCTCGAAGACGCCAAGCGCTTGGGCGAAGAAATCGGCTATCCGGTCATTATCAAGGCCACGGCAGGCGGCGGCGGCAAGGGCATGAAAGTCGCCCAAACCGCCAAAGACATGGAAAAAGCCTTCCAGACTGCGCGGGCCGAGGGGAAATCGAACTTCGGCAATGACGAAGTCTATATTGAAAAATACCTCACCACCCCCCGCCACATCGAGATTCAGGTCTTTGGGGATGGCAAGGGCAACGCGGTCCATCTGGGCGAGCGCGACTGCTCGCTTCAGCGCCGCCACCAGAAGGTTTTCGAAGAGGCCCCCGGCCCCTCGATCACCGAAGAGGAACGCGCGCGGATAGGTAAGGTCTGCGCCGACGCCGTGGCCAATATCAACTACATCGGCGCGGGCACGATCGAATTCCTCTATGAGAATGGCGAGTTCTATTTCATCGAAATGAACACCCGTCTTCAGGTGGAACATCCGGTGACCGAGGCGATCTTTGGCGTCGATCTGGTGCGCGAACAGATTCGCGTGGCCGAAGGGCTGCCGATGTCCTTTACCCAAGACGATCTGACCATCAATGGCCATGCCATCGAAGTCCGCATCAACGCCGAGAAACTGCCAAATTTCGCGCCCTGTCCGGGCAAGATCACGCAGTATCACGCCCCCGGCGGGCTTGGCGTGCGGATGGATTCGGCGCTTTATGACGGCTATTCGATCCCGCCCTATTACGACAGTCTCATCGGTAAGCTGATCGTGCATGGCCGCGACCGCCCCGAAGCACTGGCGCGTCTTGGTCGGGCCTTGGGTGAGCTGATCGTGGATGGTGTCGATACCACCGTGCCGCTGTTCCACGCGCTGCTGGCCGAAGAAGACATCCAGTCGGGTGGCTACAACATCCACTGGCTTGAGCATTGGCTGGAAACCAACCTCGGTAACGCCTGA
- the accB gene encoding acetyl-CoA carboxylase biotin carboxyl carrier protein, which produces MTKNTHDSDVAFIKALAELLNENDLTELQVKRDYAEDDSLNVRVSRKPPQQVMAAPQQQYQAAPAPAAAPAPAAAASAAAAPAADADPADHPGAVTSPMVGTVYLQGEPGAPAFISVGASVSEGDTLLIVEAMKTMNHIPAPRAGTVKRILVGDGDAVEFGAPLVILE; this is translated from the coding sequence ATGACAAAAAACACCCATGACAGTGACGTGGCCTTCATCAAGGCCCTCGCCGAGCTGCTGAACGAAAACGACCTGACAGAGCTTCAGGTGAAACGCGACTATGCCGAGGATGACAGCCTGAACGTGCGCGTCAGCCGCAAGCCGCCGCAGCAGGTCATGGCCGCCCCCCAGCAGCAGTATCAAGCCGCCCCCGCGCCTGCCGCTGCACCGGCCCCCGCCGCTGCTGCCTCCGCAGCCGCCGCACCTGCCGCTGACGCCGATCCGGCTGATCACCCGGGTGCTGTGACATCGCCCATGGTCGGCACCGTCTACCTGCAGGGTGAGCCGGGCGCGCCTGCGTTCATCTCCGTTGGCGCTTCGGTTTCCGAAGGCGACACGCTGCTCATCGTCGAGGCGATGAAAACCATGAACCACATCCCCGCGCCCCGCGCCGGCACCGTCAAGCGCATCCTCGTCGGCGACGGCGATGCCGTTGAATTCGGTGCCCCGCTGGTGATCCTGGAATAA
- a CDS encoding ABC transporter ATP-binding protein, with protein MSTDTLDKNANHAQTAPAFLSVWDIHAYYGESYIVQGVSFNVHEGEILALLGRNGAGKTSTLRAISRVSDPELKRGEIWLDHQPLHNMASHQASAAGLALVPEDRRIISGLTVEENLKLAQIAPPIGWSLDRLYDLFPRLRERRNQEGVTLSGGEQQMLAIARALARDIKVLLLDEPYEGLAPVIVDEIEKTLGLIKAQGITTILVEQNAVRALKLADRAVILDTGGVVFDGTAAEVLDNAELRAEYLAI; from the coding sequence ATGAGCACCGACACGCTAGACAAAAACGCCAACCACGCCCAAACCGCCCCGGCCTTCCTCTCGGTCTGGGACATTCACGCCTATTACGGCGAGAGCTATATCGTGCAGGGGGTGAGCTTTAACGTCCACGAAGGCGAAATTCTCGCGCTGCTGGGCCGCAACGGCGCGGGCAAGACCTCAACCCTGCGGGCCATCTCAAGGGTCAGCGACCCGGAACTCAAGCGCGGCGAGATTTGGCTCGATCATCAACCGCTGCACAATATGGCCAGCCACCAAGCCTCGGCTGCGGGGCTGGCGCTGGTGCCCGAAGATCGGCGCATCATTTCTGGCCTCACGGTCGAAGAGAACCTCAAGCTGGCCCAGATCGCCCCGCCCATCGGCTGGTCACTCGACCGGCTCTATGACCTCTTCCCGCGCCTGCGCGAACGGCGGAACCAAGAGGGGGTGACCCTTTCGGGCGGGGAGCAACAGATGCTCGCCATCGCCCGCGCCTTGGCCCGCGACATTAAGGTGCTGCTGCTGGATGAACCCTACGAAGGTCTTGCCCCGGTGATCGTAGATGAGATCGAAAAGACGCTGGGGCTGATCAAGGCGCAGGGCATCACCACCATTCTGGTTGAGCAGAACGCCGTGCGCGCCCTGAAACTGGCCGACCGTGCGGTGATCCTTGATACCGGCGGCGTGGTCTTTGACGGCACCGCGGCAGAGGTGTTGGACAACGCGGAACTGCGGGCGGAATACCTCGCGATCTGA
- a CDS encoding ABC transporter ATP-binding protein codes for MSILEVKNVGKRFGGLQALSDVNLSVAENSVHAIIGPNGAGKSTLLNCLVGKLIPDTGSVMFDGQSVLGRKPYEINQMGISRVFQTPEIFGDLTVMENMLIPCLAKRDGAFQLNGWSRVVGQQDVIDKAEEMLRDMNMIDKRHMHAASLSRGDKRRLEIAMCLAQDPRLLLLDEPTAGMARADTNNTIDLLKQIKDERDITIAIIEHDMHVVFSLAERITVLAQGTPLVEDTPDRIKGHPKVREAYLGESQDAA; via the coding sequence ATGTCCATTCTGGAAGTCAAAAATGTCGGCAAACGCTTTGGCGGTCTGCAGGCGCTGAGCGATGTGAACCTGAGCGTGGCGGAGAACTCCGTCCATGCGATCATCGGCCCCAACGGGGCAGGCAAATCCACCCTGCTGAACTGTCTGGTGGGCAAGCTTATCCCCGATACCGGCTCGGTCATGTTCGACGGCCAGTCGGTGCTGGGGCGCAAACCCTATGAGATCAACCAGATGGGCATCAGCCGCGTATTCCAAACGCCTGAAATTTTTGGCGATCTCACGGTGATGGAGAACATGCTGATCCCCTGCCTTGCCAAACGCGACGGGGCATTCCAACTCAACGGTTGGTCGCGCGTCGTGGGCCAGCAAGATGTGATCGACAAGGCCGAGGAAATGCTGCGCGACATGAACATGATCGACAAGCGACATATGCATGCGGCGTCCCTCTCGCGGGGGGACAAACGGCGGCTGGAGATCGCGATGTGCCTTGCCCAAGATCCGCGCCTGCTGCTGCTGGACGAACCTACCGCGGGGATGGCGCGGGCCGATACCAACAATACGATCGACCTGCTGAAACAGATCAAGGACGAGCGCGACATTACCATCGCAATCATTGAACACGACATGCATGTGGTCTTTTCGCTGGCCGAGCGGATCACCGTGCTGGCCCAAGGCACGCCGCTGGTCGAAGACACCCCCGACCGGATCAAGGGCCACCCCAAGGTCCGCGAAGCCTATCTGGGCGAGAGCCAAGACGCTGCCTGA
- a CDS encoding branched-chain amino acid ABC transporter permease has translation MFGLEKRDTLLLGVVVVLTLFAPFILNPFPADSGLAQFNAGYPDLMQRFVIFGIFAIGFNILFGLTGYLSFGHAAFLGVGSYSAVWMFKLLSYNVVPALVLAVIMAGLFSALIGFISLRRSGIYFSILTLAFAQMSFNLAYSVLTPITNGETGLQIYNSDPQYLQSVDAPSFPNLFGAAMNSSTTLFFGGWTFTFSVGYYFCAIFLILAFYLAIRIFRSPFGMMLRAVKSNQQRMNYTGLNTRPYTLAAFVISGMYAGLAGGLLAAMDPLAGAERMQWTASGEVVLMTILGGAGTLIGPVLGAGFIKYFENIFAKINDNVLHGWFAFMPDGIEDAMVAIIHPFVGKGWHLTLGLLFMLVVIFLPGGLVEGGQRLGRVFRRRDKNAGSVEADAAQRRSEAAE, from the coding sequence ATGTTCGGACTGGAAAAACGCGATACGCTTCTCTTGGGGGTCGTGGTCGTTCTCACGCTCTTTGCCCCCTTCATCCTCAACCCCTTTCCGGCGGATTCGGGCCTTGCGCAATTCAACGCAGGCTACCCCGACCTGATGCAACGCTTTGTGATCTTTGGCATCTTTGCCATCGGGTTTAACATCCTCTTTGGGCTGACCGGCTATCTCTCCTTTGGTCACGCGGCCTTTCTGGGTGTCGGTTCTTACTCTGCCGTCTGGATGTTCAAACTGCTCAGCTACAATGTCGTGCCCGCGCTGGTACTGGCCGTCATCATGGCGGGGCTGTTCTCGGCGCTCATCGGCTTTATCAGCCTGCGGCGGTCGGGCATCTACTTCTCCATCCTGACGCTGGCCTTTGCGCAGATGTCGTTCAACCTCGCCTATTCGGTGCTGACGCCGATCACCAACGGTGAGACGGGTTTGCAGATCTACAACTCTGACCCGCAATATCTCCAGTCCGTCGACGCGCCTTCATTCCCCAACCTCTTTGGCGCGGCGATGAACTCTTCGACGACGCTGTTCTTCGGCGGATGGACCTTTACCTTTTCCGTTGGCTACTACTTCTGCGCAATCTTCCTGATCCTCGCCTTCTATCTGGCGATCCGCATCTTCCGCTCGCCCTTTGGGATGATGCTGCGGGCGGTGAAGTCGAACCAGCAGCGGATGAACTACACGGGCCTGAACACCCGGCCCTACACGCTGGCGGCATTTGTGATCTCTGGCATGTATGCCGGGCTGGCCGGTGGCCTGCTGGCCGCGATGGACCCGCTTGCCGGGGCTGAGCGGATGCAGTGGACGGCCTCAGGCGAAGTGGTGCTGATGACCATCCTTGGCGGCGCGGGCACCTTGATCGGGCCGGTGCTGGGCGCAGGGTTCATCAAGTACTTTGAAAACATCTTTGCCAAGATCAACGACAACGTGCTGCACGGCTGGTTCGCCTTCATGCCAGATGGGATCGAAGACGCGATGGTCGCGATCATCCACCCCTTCGTCGGCAAGGGCTGGCACCTCACGCTGGGCTTGCTGTTCATGCTGGTCGTGATCTTCCTGCCCGGTGGGCTGGTCGAAGGTGGCCAACGTCTGGGCCGTGTCTTCCGCCGCCGGGACAAGAATGCAGGCTCGGTCGAGGCCGACGCCGCCCAACGCCGCAGCGAAGCCGCAGAATAG
- a CDS encoding branched-chain amino acid ABC transporter permease has protein sequence MDAVLLQILNGLDKGSAYALIALGLTLIFGTLGVVNFAHGALFMIGAFCSVTLQRLLTLSFDTIDETQKDFLGNPLKVKTPYVENWFGPEMGQAIIDWSVPLAILFAIPVMLLIGFVMERGLIKHFYKRPHADQILVTFGLAIVLQEVVKYFYGANPIPTPAPEVFKGSFDFAPLLGLDTSLAYPYWRLVYFGFSTVIIAAVFAFLQFTTFGMVVRAGMADRETVGLLGIDIDRRFTIMFGIAAAVAGLAGVMYAPINSPNYHMGMDFLVLSFVVVVVGGMGSLPGAVLAGFLLGILESLASMNEIKSIIYGIDQIIIYVVAIVILLVRPRGLMGRRGVMEE, from the coding sequence ATGGACGCTGTTCTTCTGCAAATACTTAACGGGCTCGACAAGGGCTCGGCCTATGCGCTGATTGCGCTTGGGCTCACATTGATCTTTGGCACGCTTGGCGTAGTTAACTTCGCTCATGGGGCGCTGTTCATGATCGGGGCCTTCTGCTCGGTCACGCTGCAACGGCTACTGACGCTGAGTTTCGATACCATCGACGAGACCCAGAAGGATTTTCTGGGCAATCCGCTGAAGGTCAAAACCCCCTATGTCGAAAACTGGTTCGGTCCCGAGATGGGACAGGCCATCATCGACTGGTCGGTGCCGCTGGCGATCCTCTTTGCGATCCCAGTGATGCTGTTGATCGGCTTTGTCATGGAACGTGGGTTGATCAAGCATTTCTACAAACGCCCCCATGCGGATCAGATCCTTGTGACCTTTGGCCTCGCCATCGTGTTGCAAGAGGTGGTCAAGTATTTCTACGGCGCCAATCCGATCCCCACGCCCGCGCCCGAAGTGTTCAAAGGCAGCTTTGACTTCGCGCCGCTCTTGGGCTTGGACACGTCGCTGGCCTACCCCTACTGGCGTCTGGTCTATTTCGGCTTTTCCACGGTTATCATCGCCGCCGTCTTTGCTTTCTTGCAATTCACCACCTTCGGCATGGTTGTCCGCGCCGGCATGGCAGACCGCGAAACCGTTGGGCTTTTGGGCATCGACATCGACCGCCGCTTTACCATCATGTTCGGCATCGCCGCCGCCGTGGCGGGGCTTGCGGGCGTGATGTATGCGCCGATCAACTCACCCAATTATCACATGGGCATGGACTTTCTGGTGCTGAGCTTCGTTGTCGTCGTTGTCGGTGGCATGGGCTCTCTGCCCGGCGCGGTGCTGGCGGGGTTCCTGCTGGGAATCCTCGAAAGTCTCGCCTCCATGAATGAAATCAAAAGCATCATCTACGGTATCGACCAGATCATCATCTACGTCGTTGCCATCGTGATCCTGCTGGTCCGCCCGCGCGGTCTGATGGGGCGCCGCGGCGTGATGGAGGAATAA
- a CDS encoding substrate-binding protein: MSFTKLTRRGLIQTGAVAGAGLALPTYLRAEAHAGFTNAPTGSTVTLGFNVPQTGPYAEEGLDELRAQELAVEHLNGGGDGGMMNTFSSKALKGNGILGKKVEYVTGDTQTKSDAARASAKAMIEKDGAVMINGGSSSGVAVAVQGLCQEAGVIFMAGLTHSNDTTGKDKKANGFRHFFNGYMSAAALAPVLKNAYGEDRRAYHLTADYTWGWTQQESIAAATEAMGWETVNNVLTPLASTDFSSYIAPVLNSGADVLVLNHYGGNMVNSLTNAVQFGLLDKEVNGKKFEIVVPLYSELMAAGAGANVQGVIGSMNWNWQLQDEGSKAFVKSFGEKYGRPPSNSAHTCYVQTLLYADAVERAGTFNPCGVVEALEDFEFDGLGNGPVLYRGDDHQCFKDVLVMKGKENPTNEYDTLEIVEVTPRAQVEYAPDHPMFAGGELGKCNPGA, from the coding sequence ATGTCGTTTACGAAACTGACACGCCGCGGGCTGATTCAGACCGGCGCGGTTGCCGGTGCAGGGTTGGCGCTGCCGACCTATCTGCGCGCCGAGGCGCACGCGGGCTTTACCAATGCCCCCACGGGCAGCACGGTCACGCTGGGCTTTAACGTGCCCCAGACCGGCCCCTATGCCGAAGAAGGGCTGGACGAGTTGCGCGCCCAAGAGCTTGCGGTCGAGCACCTTAATGGCGGGGGCGACGGCGGCATGATGAACACCTTCAGCTCCAAGGCGCTGAAAGGGAACGGCATTCTGGGCAAGAAGGTCGAATATGTCACCGGCGACACCCAGACCAAATCCGACGCCGCCCGCGCATCCGCCAAGGCGATGATCGAAAAAGACGGCGCTGTGATGATCAACGGCGGCTCGTCCTCGGGCGTGGCCGTGGCGGTTCAGGGCCTGTGTCAGGAAGCGGGCGTGATCTTCATGGCCGGTCTGACACACTCCAACGACACCACGGGCAAAGACAAAAAGGCCAATGGTTTCCGTCACTTCTTTAACGGTTACATGTCCGCCGCCGCCCTCGCGCCGGTGCTGAAAAACGCTTACGGCGAGGACCGCCGCGCGTACCATCTGACAGCCGACTACACATGGGGCTGGACCCAGCAGGAATCCATCGCCGCCGCGACCGAAGCGATGGGCTGGGAGACTGTGAACAACGTGCTGACGCCGCTGGCGAGCACGGATTTCAGCTCCTACATTGCGCCGGTTCTGAACTCCGGTGCCGATGTGCTGGTGCTGAACCACTACGGCGGAAACATGGTGAACTCGCTCACCAACGCGGTGCAGTTCGGCCTGCTGGACAAAGAAGTGAACGGCAAGAAATTCGAGATCGTCGTGCCGCTCTATTCCGAGCTTATGGCCGCAGGTGCCGGTGCCAACGTGCAGGGCGTTATCGGCTCGATGAACTGGAACTGGCAGCTGCAGGATGAAGGCTCCAAAGCCTTTGTGAAATCCTTTGGTGAGAAATATGGCCGTCCGCCTTCCAACTCCGCGCACACCTGCTACGTGCAGACGCTGCTCTATGCGGATGCGGTGGAACGCGCGGGCACCTTCAACCCCTGCGGTGTCGTTGAAGCGCTCGAAGATTTCGAGTTCGACGGTCTGGGCAACGGTCCGGTGCTGTATCGTGGCGACGACCACCAGTGTTTCAAAGACGTGCTGGTCATGAAAGGCAAGGAAAACCCGACCAACGAATATGACACGCTGGAGATCGTCGAGGTCACCCCGCGTGCACAGGTCGAATACGCCCCGGATCACCCCATGTTCGCCGGCGGCGAATTGGGCAAGTGCAACCCGGGCGCCTGA
- a CDS encoding helix-turn-helix domain-containing protein yields the protein MREGLTGSRIRERRVMAGLKQAELAQQSGISASYLNLIEHNRRRIGGKLLLNIAHALGVEPQALTEGAEAALIATLREAAEDAALTGPESDRADEFAGRFPGWAKVLASSQRRIAALEQTVEALSDRLAHDPQLATSMHELLSTAAAIRSTASILAETDSLQPEWRDRFHTNIHQDSRRLSDSAQALVTYFDNAAETREVAHSPQAEVETFLAAHDYRFDPLEQARAPQEAIAALVAQADALKTKAAQHIATGVLQQIARDAAALPLARLERTVEETGHDPAELARRLDQPMGRVLRRLASLPDLGAGLVVCDRSGSVTFAKSIEGFTVPRFGACCPLWPLFAVQGQPGLVMKSRVMQMGRGQAQFEAIATCEVQAAAAYNTPPLSQSVMLLLPVPSGAAPAQPVGATCRICPVEGCRARREPSILRDGI from the coding sequence ATGCGTGAGGGGCTGACCGGCAGCCGCATCCGTGAGCGGCGCGTGATGGCGGGGCTGAAACAGGCCGAACTGGCACAACAAAGCGGGATCTCGGCCAGCTATCTGAATTTGATCGAGCATAACCGGCGCAGAATCGGCGGGAAGCTGTTGCTCAATATCGCCCATGCGCTTGGTGTCGAGCCGCAGGCGTTGACCGAAGGGGCCGAAGCCGCGCTGATCGCCACACTGCGCGAAGCGGCAGAGGATGCAGCGCTTACCGGGCCCGAGAGCGACCGGGCGGATGAATTTGCCGGGCGGTTTCCGGGCTGGGCCAAGGTGCTTGCCAGCAGCCAGCGTCGCATCGCGGCCCTAGAGCAGACGGTTGAGGCGCTGTCTGACCGTTTGGCCCATGACCCGCAGCTTGCCACGTCGATGCATGAATTGCTGAGTACGGCCGCCGCCATCCGCTCGACCGCCTCTATTTTGGCAGAGACGGACAGTCTGCAACCCGAATGGCGCGACAGGTTTCATACGAATATCCACCAAGACAGCCGCCGCCTGTCCGACAGCGCGCAGGCGCTGGTCACCTATTTCGACAATGCCGCCGAGACCCGTGAGGTGGCCCATTCCCCGCAGGCGGAGGTGGAAACCTTCCTCGCCGCGCATGACTACCGTTTTGACCCGTTGGAGCAGGCCCGCGCCCCGCAAGAGGCAATCGCGGCGCTTGTGGCGCAGGCCGATGCGCTCAAGACCAAGGCCGCGCAGCATATCGCGACGGGGGTGTTGCAGCAGATCGCCCGGGACGCGGCGGCGTTGCCCTTGGCGCGTTTGGAGCGGACCGTTGAGGAGACGGGCCATGACCCAGCCGAATTGGCGCGCCGGTTGGACCAGCCGATGGGCCGGGTGCTGCGGCGCTTGGCGTCTTTGCCCGATTTGGGCGCGGGGCTGGTGGTCTGTGACCGCTCGGGCAGCGTGACCTTTGCCAAATCGATCGAAGGGTTCACCGTGCCACGCTTTGGGGCCTGTTGCCCGCTTTGGCCGCTTTTTGCGGTGCAGGGCCAGCCGGGGCTGGTGATGAAATCCCGCGTCATGCAGATGGGCCGGGGTCAGGCGCAGTTCGAAGCGATCGCGACCTGCGAGGTTCAAGCCGCTGCCGCCTACAATACGCCGCCCTTGAGCCAATCGGTCATGTTGCTTTTGCCGGTGCCATCAGGGGCGGCCCCCGCGCAGCCCGTGGGCGCAACCTGCCGCATTTGTCCGGTGGAAGGATGCCGCGCGCGGCGTGAGCCGTCGATCCTGCGCGACGGAATCTAG
- a CDS encoding response regulator transcription factor — MSKLVVLVEDEVNIAEAIRFLLGQEGWRVETLANGSGAVEVIRKASPDLVMLDVMLPGKSGFEILDELRGDPAMGELPVLMLTARGQSRDRAMAEKAGVSRFMTKPFSNSEMLDAVRDLIAS; from the coding sequence ATGAGCAAACTCGTAGTTCTGGTGGAGGACGAGGTGAATATCGCCGAGGCCATCCGCTTTTTGTTGGGCCAAGAGGGCTGGCGGGTGGAGACGCTGGCCAATGGATCGGGTGCGGTAGAGGTGATCCGCAAGGCATCGCCCGATTTGGTGATGCTGGATGTCATGCTGCCGGGCAAAAGCGGGTTTGAAATACTCGATGAGCTGCGCGGCGACCCGGCGATGGGGGAATTGCCGGTTCTGATGCTGACCGCGCGCGGCCAAAGCCGGGACCGCGCCATGGCCGAGAAGGCCGGGGTCAGCCGCTTTATGACCAAGCCGTTTTCGAACTCAGAGATGCTGGACGCGGTGCGCGACCTGATCGCCAGTTAA